From a region of the Rhinolophus sinicus isolate RSC01 linkage group LG04, ASM3656204v1, whole genome shotgun sequence genome:
- the MUSK gene encoding muscle, skeletal receptor tyrosine-protein kinase isoform X1 has protein sequence MLCNHIFQECNPGVIPTPTPICREYCLAVKELFCVKEWLAMEEKNQRAIYRSGMHLLSMPDCSTLPSMHWDPLACTRLPYLAFPPMPSSKPSVDIPNLPSSSSSSFSVSPTYSMTVIVSIMSSFAVFALLTITTLYCCRRRKQWKNNKRASAAVTLTTLPSELLLDRLHPNPMYQRMPLLLNPKLLSLEYPRNNIEYVRDIGEGAFGRVFQARAPGLLPYEPFTMVAVKMLKEEASADMQADFQREAALMAEFDNPNIVKLLGVCAVGKPMCLLFEYMAYGDLNEFLRSMSPHTMCSLSHSDLSMRAQVSSPGPPPLSCAEQLCIARQVAAGMAYLSERKFVHRDLATRNCLVGENMVVKIADFGLSRNIYSADYYKANENDAIPIRWMPPESIFYNRYTTESDVWAYGVVLWEIFSYGLQPYYGMAHEEVIYYVRDGNILSCPENCPLELYNLMRLCWSKLPADRPSFASIHRILERMCERAEGTVSV, from the exons ATGCTGTGTAACCACATCTTCCAAGAATGCAACCCTGGAGTAATACCTACTCCTACACCCATTTGcag AGAATACTGCCTGGCAGTAAAGGAACTCTTCTGTGTGAAAGAATGGCTGGCGATGGAAGAAAAGAACCAAAGAGCAATCTACAGATCTGGGATGCATCTGCTGTCCATGCCAGATTGCAGCACGCTCCCCAGCATGCACTGGGACCCATTGGCCTGTACCAGACTGCCATATTTAG CATTCCCACCAATGCCGTCCTCAAAGCCGAGTGTGGACATTCCAAAtttgccttcctcctcctcctcctccttctctgtgTCACCTACATACTCCATGACTGTAATAGTCTCCATCATGTCCAGCTTTGCAGTATTTGCGCTTCTTACCATAACTACTCTTTATTGTTGCCGAAGAAGAAAACAGTGGAAGAATAATAAAAG AGCATCAGCGGCAGTAACCCTCACTACTCTTCCTTCTGAGCTCCTCCTAGACAGACTTCATCCCAACCCCATGTACCAAAGGATGCCACTCCTTCTGAACCCCAAATTGCTCAGCCTGGAGTATCCAAGGAATAACATTGAATATGTGAGAGATATCGGAGAGGGAGCGTTTGGAAGGGTCTTTCAAGCGAG GGCTCCGGGCTTACTTCCCTATGAACCTTTTACTATGGTGGCAGTGAAGATGCTCAAAGAAGAAGCTTCAGCAGACATGCAAGCAGATTTTCAAAGGGAAGCAGCCCTCATGGCAGAATTTGATAATCCGAACATTGTGAAACTCTTAG GTGTGTGTGCTGTGGGGAAACCCATGTGCCTGCTGTTTGAATACATGGCCTATGGAGACCTCAATGAATTCCTCCGTAGCATGTCTCCCCACACCATGTGCAGCCTCAGTCACAGCGACTTGTCCATGAGGGCTCAGGTCTCCAGCCCAGGACCCCCGCCCCTCTCCTGTGCTGAGCAGCTTTGCATCGCCAGGCAGGTAGCCGCTGGCATGGCTTACCTTTCAGAGCGTAAGTTTGTCCACCGAGATTTAGCCACCAGGAACTGCCTGGTGGGTGAGAACATGGTGGTGAAAATTGCTGACTTTGGCCTCTCTAGGAACATCTACTCAGCAGATTACTACAAAGCTAATGAAAACGATGCTATCCCTATTCGCTGGATGCCACCTGAGTCCATTTTCTATAACCGCTACACCACAGAGTCTGATGTGTGGGCCTACGGTGTGGTCCTGTGGGAGATCTTCTCCTATGGCCTGCAGCCCTACTACGGGATGGCCCATGAGGAGGTCATTTACTATGTGCGCGATGGCAACATTCTCTCCTGCCCTGAGAATTGCCCCCTGGAGCTGTACAATCTAATGCGACTGTGTTGGAGCAAGCTGCCTGCAGACAGACCCAGTTTCGCCAGTATTCACCGAATTCTAGAACGCATGTGTGAGAGGGCAGAAGGAACTGTGAGTGTCTAA